From the genome of Aerococcus urinaehominis:
TTATTAACTATGTTCTTTATAATGAAAGTGTGATGAATAAAGGAGGAGATTTGATGCAACAAGAATTAGTTGAAATTTGTGTACGGGTTCGCGACATCGATAAAACCCTTGATTTCTACACAAACCTATTCGACTTTGAAGTTAGCCGCGAGCGTAAGTTTCCTGAGGATGGTTTTGACTTAATTTATTTAGCTAGTCCAGGCAGTCCACTTGAAATTGAGCTAACCTATAATTATGATGCGGACCCTTATGAGATTGGTGACGGCTTTAGCCACCTAGGTGTTAAAGTTGCTGATCTTGAAGAAATGCACAAAATTTGCCAAGCATCTAACTATGAAACTGGCGAACTAAAAGGCCTAAGTGGCGGTGAGCCAAGCTACTTCTTTGTTACCGATCCTGACGGCTATCGGATTGAGGTTAAGCGAGATAAATAATTTGTCTGCTAGACTTATTACGTACA
Proteins encoded in this window:
- a CDS encoding VOC family protein — translated: MQQELVEICVRVRDIDKTLDFYTNLFDFEVSRERKFPEDGFDLIYLASPGSPLEIELTYNYDADPYEIGDGFSHLGVKVADLEEMHKICQASNYETGELKGLSGGEPSYFFVTDPDGYRIEVKRDK